In Kitasatospora sp. NBC_00240, the following are encoded in one genomic region:
- a CDS encoding YwqJ-related putative deaminase — MTVEETTPAGAPLLRHLRDSLLPAVAAALSLRGGEVLTLAGDKTEHRPGLHPLVGDFLDALPIEHRERFTGHCPEAVLLSQHLTTVDAGRSKRAARKPLSLGEARKSLKGARLTTVRIREEHDPSHGTHAPPCRSCEPLLEHLNVQSVAVGPPGA, encoded by the coding sequence ATGACCGTCGAGGAGACCACCCCGGCCGGCGCCCCCCTGCTGCGCCACCTCCGCGACAGCCTGCTGCCCGCCGTCGCGGCCGCCCTCTCGCTGCGCGGCGGCGAGGTGCTCACCCTCGCCGGCGACAAGACCGAGCACCGACCCGGCCTGCACCCGCTGGTCGGCGACTTCCTGGACGCCCTGCCGATCGAGCACCGGGAGCGGTTCACCGGGCACTGCCCGGAGGCCGTCCTGCTCTCCCAGCACCTGACCACGGTGGACGCCGGCCGCTCCAAGCGCGCCGCCCGCAAACCGCTCAGCCTGGGCGAGGCCCGCAAGTCCCTCAAGGGCGCCCGGCTGACCACCGTCCGGATCCGGGAGGAGCACGACCCCTCGCACGGCACCCACGCGCCGCCGTGCCGGTCCTGCGAGCCGCTGCTGGAACACCTGAACGTCCAGAGCGTCGCCGTCGGGCCCCCCGGCGCCTGA
- a CDS encoding SUKH-4 family immunity protein, with protein sequence MVTYAQAQAVADDWINGGVPRSQQREVRVREFDLGFVCWSVDPAEGPAGDGGEVRLVIARDTGASTLWPALPVNEVVRQYEEVYGRPVGANPAGAARPAPGPVEATSFLLSPPQWLQEAGAAAIAAEAARLGAPAPAAQQPAPAPAPAPTPAAPPAPEPEFAGGYGQGAGPAVLSTPPASDRPAGDAPTMLAPPSGRDAPAPPAGGEAATVLLPEGMPAGPPAPPGATPPFPAQQQAADGYAPTVLAPPGGPPGLAGLPGAPGTPQPPVDHAATMLAPPEGLPGAPGVPGPPVVGPGVDHAPTMLASPDAAPGLMGLPGAPAAPGPAGLGRSGSSAPPPPPPADLRGGAGPAQGGAGRGASAPPPPPPGGLRQSPGVAPAAGGLGRSGSSAPPPPPPPGLRGADGPPAPAPAAAPPGAPGGPAAGVAYERTQLAHAVELPGGPGTPRPAVPPAGYGYPGAGAPGAAGPAVAPAVVPPPAPGPQGPPVPPGVPVVGPGYFAALSYRAPDGSEQKLLQRSEPGTPHPEWKILQELRRLNVPPEQVLELYTELESCDLPGGYCARMIRASWPNVRLTHTAGYGRDQQARQAGMSHLLDHLDELHQLASAPQRPRPVRAPLPAPGSVPPLPPLPPQQLAAELGQAFGPAVFRFEQRAVSRQGVPEPVAQTLMWAGLPRDFGPFFWAQAQEGRPIPTLAELAAERGVQGGPDFGGYLVLGNDYGRQLCVQYGTAAVVAVDLEGGGEPPRFVNTGVPEFVRSLALLGRMWRLRYSLTPDQAGRWTTDFQTQLAAVDPAALQSADTWWAVLLEQFWDGLL encoded by the coding sequence GTGGTGACGTACGCGCAGGCGCAGGCGGTCGCGGACGACTGGATCAATGGCGGGGTGCCGCGCTCGCAGCAGCGCGAGGTACGGGTCCGGGAGTTCGACCTGGGCTTCGTGTGCTGGTCGGTGGACCCGGCCGAGGGCCCGGCGGGCGACGGCGGCGAGGTACGGCTGGTGATCGCCCGGGACACCGGGGCGAGCACCCTGTGGCCGGCCCTGCCGGTGAACGAGGTCGTCCGGCAGTACGAGGAGGTCTACGGACGGCCCGTGGGGGCGAACCCGGCGGGTGCCGCCCGACCGGCCCCGGGTCCGGTCGAGGCGACCTCGTTCCTGCTCAGCCCGCCGCAGTGGCTGCAGGAGGCCGGCGCGGCGGCGATCGCGGCGGAGGCCGCGCGGCTCGGCGCGCCCGCACCGGCCGCCCAGCAACCGGCCCCGGCCCCGGCACCGGCCCCGACACCCGCCGCCCCGCCCGCGCCCGAGCCGGAGTTCGCCGGCGGGTACGGCCAGGGCGCCGGGCCCGCCGTCCTCAGCACGCCGCCCGCCTCCGACCGCCCGGCCGGGGATGCGCCGACCATGCTCGCCCCGCCGTCCGGCCGGGACGCGCCCGCGCCGCCCGCCGGCGGCGAGGCCGCCACCGTGCTGCTGCCCGAGGGGATGCCCGCCGGCCCCCCGGCGCCGCCCGGTGCCACACCGCCGTTCCCGGCCCAGCAGCAGGCCGCCGACGGGTACGCGCCGACCGTGCTCGCCCCGCCCGGCGGCCCGCCGGGCCTGGCCGGGCTGCCCGGCGCGCCCGGCACCCCGCAGCCCCCGGTCGACCACGCCGCCACGATGCTGGCGCCCCCGGAGGGCCTGCCCGGCGCTCCGGGCGTGCCCGGTCCGCCCGTGGTCGGCCCCGGCGTCGACCACGCGCCGACCATGCTGGCCTCGCCCGACGCGGCGCCCGGCCTGATGGGCCTGCCCGGCGCCCCCGCGGCCCCCGGCCCGGCCGGCCTCGGCCGGTCCGGTTCCAGCGCCCCGCCGCCCCCGCCGCCCGCCGACCTGCGCGGCGGCGCCGGGCCCGCCCAGGGCGGTGCCGGCCGCGGTGCGAGCGCCCCGCCGCCGCCTCCGCCGGGCGGACTGCGCCAGTCCCCCGGCGTCGCTCCGGCGGCCGGCGGCCTCGGCCGATCCGGTTCCAGCGCCCCGCCGCCGCCCCCGCCGCCCGGGCTGCGCGGCGCCGACGGCCCGCCCGCGCCGGCCCCCGCCGCCGCGCCGCCCGGCGCCCCGGGCGGTCCGGCCGCAGGTGTCGCGTACGAGCGGACCCAGCTGGCCCACGCGGTCGAGCTGCCCGGCGGCCCCGGCACGCCGCGCCCGGCCGTGCCGCCGGCCGGCTACGGCTACCCGGGCGCCGGTGCGCCCGGGGCCGCGGGCCCGGCCGTCGCGCCCGCCGTGGTGCCGCCGCCCGCCCCCGGCCCGCAGGGCCCGCCGGTGCCCCCCGGGGTCCCGGTGGTCGGCCCCGGCTACTTCGCCGCGCTCAGCTACCGGGCCCCCGACGGCTCGGAGCAGAAGCTGCTGCAGCGCAGCGAGCCGGGCACGCCGCACCCGGAGTGGAAGATCCTCCAGGAGCTGCGCCGGCTGAACGTCCCGCCGGAGCAGGTGCTGGAGCTGTACACCGAGCTGGAGTCCTGCGACCTGCCGGGCGGCTACTGCGCGCGGATGATCCGGGCGTCCTGGCCGAACGTGCGGCTGACCCACACCGCCGGCTACGGGCGGGACCAGCAGGCCCGGCAGGCCGGGATGTCCCACCTGCTGGACCATCTGGACGAGCTGCACCAGCTGGCCTCCGCCCCGCAGCGCCCGCGCCCCGTCCGGGCGCCGCTGCCGGCGCCGGGCAGTGTGCCGCCGCTGCCGCCGCTCCCGCCGCAGCAGCTGGCGGCGGAGCTGGGCCAGGCCTTCGGGCCGGCCGTGTTCCGCTTCGAGCAGCGCGCGGTCTCCCGCCAGGGGGTGCCGGAGCCGGTCGCGCAGACCCTGATGTGGGCCGGTCTGCCGCGGGACTTCGGGCCGTTCTTCTGGGCCCAGGCGCAGGAGGGCCGCCCGATCCCGACGCTGGCCGAGCTGGCCGCCGAGCGGGGCGTCCAGGGCGGGCCGGACTTCGGCGGCTACCTCGTTCTCGGCAACGACTACGGGCGCCAGCTGTGCGTGCAGTACGGCACGGCGGCCGTGGTGGCGGTGGACCTGGAGGGCGGCGGGGAGCCGCCGCGCTTCGTGAACACCGGCGTGCCGGAGTTCGTCCGTTCGCTCGCCCTGCTGGGCCGGATGTGGCGGCTGCGGTACTCGCTCACCCCGGACCAGGCGGGCCGCTGGACCACCGACTTCCAGACCCAGCTGGCCGCGGTCGACCCGGCGGCGCTGCAGTCGGCGGACACCTGGTGGGCGGTTCTTCTCGAACAGTTCTGGGACGGTCTGCTCTAG
- a CDS encoding histidine kinase, with protein sequence MSNPPGEAAPPVRPLWWWKRRRSAFLDIGLAVLAGLECAFGAYQFVGNRLGMGLPLAVLAVVLGVLAGASLVVRRRWPAVPVLMALLFLPGLSGVILLMVSLYTLAATWEWPSRRRRVVALSGLAFVESVGMVLTAMLAPGTSAPSPEVGGPPLWGLVLLAVLVGVALTVPPVVTGLYVGAKRRLVESLKDRAHGLETELDLLAEQAQERARRARLEERTRIAREMHDVVAHRVSLMVVHAGALERIVAKDPQKAAQSAKLVAEVGRQALDELREILGVLRMAEEPGAGSGEQADGLAGLPGLVDQSKAAGMTVTFTVSGARRPFSTEAERTAFRVVQEGLTNAHKHAGGALVAVLLAYVPNGVRVAVVNGCPAAGERVGLPSGGNGLVGMRERVVALGGTFRAGPECDGGFRVEAVLPSRLALQSERLG encoded by the coding sequence ATGAGTAACCCGCCTGGGGAGGCAGCGCCGCCGGTCCGGCCGCTGTGGTGGTGGAAACGGCGCCGTAGCGCGTTCCTGGACATCGGGCTGGCCGTGCTGGCCGGCCTGGAATGCGCATTCGGGGCGTACCAGTTCGTCGGCAACCGGCTGGGGATGGGCCTGCCGCTCGCGGTCCTGGCCGTGGTGCTCGGGGTGCTGGCGGGGGCGTCGCTGGTGGTGCGCCGGCGCTGGCCGGCGGTGCCGGTGCTGATGGCGCTGCTGTTCCTGCCGGGGCTGTCCGGCGTGATCCTGCTGATGGTGTCGCTGTACACGCTGGCGGCGACCTGGGAGTGGCCCTCGCGGCGCCGGCGGGTGGTGGCCCTGTCGGGGCTGGCGTTCGTCGAGTCGGTGGGGATGGTGCTGACGGCGATGCTCGCCCCCGGCACCTCGGCGCCCTCGCCGGAGGTGGGCGGGCCGCCGCTGTGGGGCCTGGTCCTGCTGGCGGTGCTGGTCGGGGTGGCGTTGACGGTTCCTCCGGTGGTCACCGGGCTGTACGTGGGGGCGAAGCGGCGGCTGGTGGAGTCGCTGAAGGACCGTGCGCACGGGCTGGAGACCGAGCTGGACCTGCTGGCCGAGCAGGCGCAGGAGCGGGCCCGCCGGGCGCGGCTGGAGGAGCGCACCCGGATCGCCCGGGAGATGCACGACGTGGTCGCGCACCGGGTGTCCCTGATGGTGGTGCACGCCGGTGCGCTGGAGCGGATCGTGGCGAAGGATCCGCAGAAGGCGGCGCAGAGCGCCAAGCTGGTGGCGGAGGTCGGCCGGCAGGCGCTGGACGAGCTGCGGGAGATCCTCGGGGTGCTGCGGATGGCCGAGGAGCCGGGCGCCGGGTCCGGCGAGCAGGCGGACGGGCTGGCCGGGCTGCCGGGCCTGGTCGACCAGTCGAAGGCGGCCGGGATGACCGTCACCTTCACGGTCAGCGGGGCGCGCCGCCCGTTCAGCACCGAGGCGGAGCGGACGGCCTTCCGGGTGGTCCAGGAGGGGCTGACCAACGCGCACAAGCACGCGGGCGGGGCGCTGGTGGCGGTGCTGCTGGCGTACGTGCCGAACGGGGTCCGGGTGGCGGTGGTGAACGGCTGCCCGGCGGCGGGGGAGCGGGTGGGCCTGCCGAGCGGGGGCAACGGGCTGGTCGGGATGCGCGAGCGGGTGGTGGCGCTGGGCGGCACCTTCCGGGCCGGGCCGGAGTGCGACGGCGGTTTCCGGGTCGAGGCGGTGTTGCCCTCGCGGCTGGCACTGCAGAGCGAGCGGCTGGGCTGA
- a CDS encoding SUKH-3 domain-containing protein — MRPRFPADVAAELKQAGWHPGRWQIQQAEEWADALAGYGAPGDAHGVRHSVFPAAVEAWAEFGGLHFEPSGAGRELARTPFLLDPLCGLHQPRTLADLGRALDTKLAPLGEEMYGRALLAIDEAGRVYSLDHTGEWFLGEGVDQAVSTLLLGTVPERLRTGPPPA, encoded by the coding sequence CTGCGGCCGCGCTTTCCCGCCGACGTCGCCGCCGAGCTCAAGCAGGCCGGCTGGCACCCCGGCCGCTGGCAGATCCAGCAGGCCGAGGAGTGGGCCGACGCCCTCGCCGGGTACGGCGCCCCCGGCGATGCGCACGGCGTACGGCACTCGGTGTTCCCGGCGGCGGTGGAGGCCTGGGCCGAGTTCGGCGGCCTGCACTTCGAACCGTCCGGCGCCGGACGCGAACTGGCCCGCACGCCGTTCCTGCTCGACCCGCTCTGCGGCCTGCACCAGCCGCGCACCCTGGCCGACCTCGGCCGCGCCCTGGACACCAAGCTCGCCCCGCTCGGCGAGGAGATGTACGGCCGGGCGCTGCTCGCCATCGACGAGGCGGGCCGGGTCTACAGCCTGGACCACACCGGCGAGTGGTTCCTCGGCGAGGGCGTCGACCAGGCGGTCAGCACCCTGCTGCTCGGCACCGTCCCCGAGCGCCTGCGCACCGGTCCGCCGCCGGCCTGA
- a CDS encoding SMI1/KNR4 family protein, whose amino-acid sequence MTTGRPGTAAAPNGAYAGQVVQFPDPVRAQRHPAGVRVDEYGYPDFSAYAAAAAEVADPPDGFGVDELRLTDFVSANAALFTQGHELWADLDTAVATPPGWTWHHAVGRAAPGWRRMELVPVEVKALLRHHGGLARSTADHGRRGTRPLQEHRPVHFSLAKDGGDPLSVPEDLVQRAEERLGYRLPGAYRNFLKVAGGRTPAGVALDTEYGLLLDQPFLTLSEEYGVDDLVYANKCLRDHLTKDYLAIAYVQGGLLAIKVRGEGTGSVWACLYDDARDAGGPEAPEDRVARLLLPCGDDFDAFLLRLAGSPPELETVAELMVDGGFARAVPVR is encoded by the coding sequence ATGACGACAGGTCGGCCCGGCACCGCCGCCGCGCCCAACGGGGCGTACGCGGGCCAGGTGGTGCAGTTCCCGGACCCGGTACGGGCGCAGAGGCATCCCGCCGGGGTCCGGGTGGACGAGTACGGGTACCCGGACTTCAGTGCGTACGCCGCGGCCGCCGCCGAGGTCGCCGACCCGCCGGACGGCTTCGGGGTCGACGAGCTGAGACTGACCGACTTCGTCTCGGCGAACGCCGCGCTGTTCACCCAGGGCCACGAGCTCTGGGCCGACCTGGACACCGCCGTCGCCACCCCGCCCGGCTGGACCTGGCACCACGCCGTCGGGCGGGCCGCCCCGGGCTGGCGCCGGATGGAGCTCGTCCCGGTCGAGGTGAAGGCGCTGCTGCGGCACCACGGCGGGCTGGCCCGCTCCACCGCCGACCACGGCCGGCGCGGCACCCGCCCGCTCCAGGAGCACCGCCCGGTGCACTTCTCGCTGGCCAAGGACGGCGGCGACCCGCTGAGCGTCCCGGAGGACCTGGTCCAGCGGGCGGAGGAGCGGCTGGGGTACCGGCTGCCCGGCGCCTACCGCAACTTCCTCAAGGTGGCCGGCGGCCGCACGCCGGCCGGCGTCGCGCTCGACACCGAGTACGGACTGCTGCTCGACCAGCCGTTCCTGACGCTCAGTGAGGAGTACGGGGTCGACGACCTCGTCTACGCCAACAAGTGCCTGCGGGACCACCTGACCAAGGACTACCTCGCGATCGCGTACGTCCAGGGCGGCCTGCTGGCGATCAAGGTCCGTGGCGAGGGCACCGGCTCGGTCTGGGCCTGCCTCTACGACGACGCCCGGGACGCCGGCGGTCCGGAGGCGCCGGAGGACCGGGTGGCGCGGCTGCTGCTGCCCTGCGGGGACGACTTCGACGCGTTCCTGCTCCGGCTGGCCGGCAGCCCGCCGGAGCTGGAGACGGTCGCGGAGCTGATGGTGGACGGCGGGTTCGCCCGGGCCGTCCCGGTGCGCTGA